Proteins found in one Deinococcus apachensis DSM 19763 genomic segment:
- a CDS encoding GAF domain-containing sensor histidine kinase has product MSRPPGSFTLHSERLQDVAEALTAARTPEDVLGVILAALEASTGALLRVEAGAYRLDLAATRGDGVGLQGLWQEGPLRQETPAGEALRQREPLLLGGGDHPEEETAAVLLPLFLGGEPCGVVALTFTRERHLTGEERRLLQTLAALGALALGRTRGSAAQERTEALDAFVAFAERVDGETDVQALITRAADVLNATLGEVSVAYYEPEGDLWRARVWSEEVPPDFIARMRAGFPRDTPRFAEAVRGRQPHFLAVWDPVPENLPGTRAYAAMATYPYFRGDEPRAVLSVGTPARPGWTAREQAVIRAVGRSLGLALERAEQTRRLEEERAALEAFVALTQAVGAETDVLALAGRAIQVLRATFAQGSVGYYEREGDVWKGRVGSGDSPEPLRRVIEVGLPGGTPIIARMLRAREPVFVEGWDAVREHVPRSGGVGAVACYPLTVNGEVGSFLAAALHDARQWSERERAVFRAVGDSLRLALERTATAGQLRAQKDELERRNRVLEAFAELARDLAFETDPYALVRRAQELVLTLLPPGFSGYHELGDGLWRLRSLVGDPRSPGVRAAFEHGLPFGETRSLSLPWASGQPLYREVHDPDLDGQPTLTEPFGAAATLPVKVGGAVRGVLGVGLFDPHVWSGADRAALETVAYSLGLALERAEQARELEERTRALAAANEELEAFAYSVSHDLRTPVRHIGSFNDLLRRSLGDHLDDRTARYLGIVDEATRRMNTLIDAMLDLSRTSRLPLRPAPVDLGELVAAVRAELEPDESGRRVVWRVAPLPPVTGDPGTLRQVMVNLLGNALKYTRTRDPAQVEVWAEERPGEWAVFVRDNGVGFDPRYTDKLFGVFQRLHRFEEFEGTGVGLANVRRIINRHGGTVFAQGIPGEGATFGFTLPRPR; this is encoded by the coding sequence ATGTCCCGCCCGCCCGGATCGTTCACCCTTCACAGTGAACGTTTGCAGGACGTTGCCGAAGCCCTGACGGCCGCCCGGACGCCGGAGGACGTGCTCGGCGTGATCCTCGCCGCCCTGGAGGCCAGCACGGGCGCCCTGCTGCGGGTGGAGGCCGGGGCGTACCGGCTGGACCTCGCGGCGACCCGCGGCGACGGGGTGGGCCTGCAGGGGCTATGGCAGGAGGGACCGCTGCGCCAGGAGACCCCCGCCGGGGAGGCGTTGAGACAGCGGGAGCCGCTCCTCCTGGGAGGCGGCGACCACCCGGAGGAGGAGACTGCCGCCGTCCTCCTGCCCCTGTTCCTCGGCGGGGAGCCCTGCGGCGTGGTCGCCCTGACCTTCACTCGGGAGCGCCACCTGACCGGAGAGGAGCGGCGCCTCCTGCAGACGCTCGCCGCCCTGGGAGCGCTCGCCCTGGGCCGGACGCGCGGGTCGGCCGCGCAGGAGAGAACGGAGGCGCTCGACGCCTTCGTCGCCTTTGCCGAGCGGGTGGACGGCGAGACGGACGTTCAGGCCCTCATCACGCGCGCGGCCGACGTGCTGAACGCCACCCTCGGCGAGGTCAGCGTGGCGTACTACGAGCCCGAGGGGGACCTCTGGCGGGCGCGGGTGTGGTCGGAGGAGGTCCCGCCCGACTTTATCGCCCGGATGCGCGCCGGATTTCCGAGGGATACCCCGCGCTTCGCGGAGGCGGTGCGCGGGCGCCAGCCGCATTTCCTCGCCGTCTGGGACCCCGTGCCGGAGAACCTGCCCGGCACGCGCGCCTACGCCGCGATGGCGACCTACCCGTACTTCCGGGGGGACGAGCCCCGCGCGGTGCTCTCGGTGGGGACGCCCGCGCGGCCCGGCTGGACGGCGCGCGAGCAGGCCGTGATCCGGGCGGTGGGCCGCAGCCTGGGGCTGGCGCTGGAGCGGGCCGAGCAGACCCGCAGGCTGGAGGAGGAGCGCGCGGCGCTGGAGGCCTTTGTCGCCTTGACCCAGGCGGTCGGGGCCGAGACGGACGTGCTCGCCCTGGCGGGGCGGGCGATCCAGGTGCTGCGCGCCACCTTCGCGCAGGGTAGCGTGGGGTACTACGAGCGCGAGGGGGACGTGTGGAAGGGCCGGGTGGGCAGCGGGGACAGCCCCGAGCCCCTGCGGCGGGTCATCGAGGTGGGGCTGCCGGGCGGGACGCCGATCATCGCGCGGATGCTGCGCGCCCGGGAGCCCGTCTTCGTCGAGGGCTGGGATGCGGTGCGCGAACACGTGCCCCGCTCTGGTGGGGTGGGCGCGGTCGCCTGCTATCCCCTGACCGTGAACGGCGAGGTGGGGAGCTTCCTCGCCGCCGCGCTGCACGATGCCCGGCAGTGGTCCGAGCGCGAGCGGGCGGTGTTTCGCGCGGTGGGCGACAGCCTGCGCCTGGCGCTGGAACGCACGGCCACGGCGGGGCAGCTCCGCGCCCAGAAGGACGAGCTGGAACGCCGCAACCGGGTGCTGGAGGCCTTTGCCGAACTCGCGCGCGACCTCGCCTTCGAGACGGACCCCTACGCGCTGGTGCGCCGGGCGCAGGAACTCGTGCTGACGCTGCTCCCACCCGGCTTCTCGGGTTACCACGAACTGGGGGACGGGCTGTGGCGCCTGCGGTCCCTGGTGGGCGACCCCCGGAGCCCGGGAGTCCGGGCCGCCTTCGAACACGGGCTGCCCTTCGGGGAGACCCGCAGCCTGTCCCTGCCGTGGGCGAGCGGCCAACCCCTCTACCGTGAGGTCCACGACCCCGATCTGGACGGCCAGCCGACCCTGACGGAACCCTTCGGCGCCGCGGCCACGCTCCCCGTGAAGGTGGGCGGCGCGGTGCGCGGCGTCCTGGGCGTGGGCCTCTTCGACCCCCATGTCTGGTCGGGCGCCGACCGCGCCGCCCTGGAGACGGTGGCCTACAGCCTGGGCCTCGCCCTGGAACGCGCCGAGCAGGCCCGCGAGCTGGAGGAGCGCACCCGGGCGCTCGCCGCCGCCAACGAGGAGCTGGAGGCCTTTGCCTACAGCGTCTCCCACGACCTGCGGACGCCCGTGCGCCACATCGGGAGCTTCAACGACCTGCTGCGCCGCAGCCTGGGCGACCACCTGGACGACCGGACGGCGCGCTACCTGGGGATCGTGGACGAGGCCACCCGGCGCATGAACACCCTGATCGACGCGATGCTCGACCTGTCGCGCACCTCCCGGTTGCCGCTGCGGCCCGCCCCGGTGGACCTGGGCGAGTTGGTGGCCGCCGTGCGCGCGGAGCTGGAGCCCGACGAGTCGGGGCGGCGGGTGGTGTGGCGGGTGGCTCCCCTGCCCCCGGTGACGGGCGACCCCGGCACCCTGCGTCAGGTCATGGTGAACCTCCTGGGCAACGCCCTGAAGTACACCCGCACCCGGGACCCGGCACAGGTCGAGGTCTGGGCAGAGGAGCGCCCCGGCGAGTGGGCCGTCTTCGTCCGCGACAACGGGGTGGGCTTCGACCCCCGCTACACCGACAAGCTGTTCGGGGTCTTCCAGCGCCTGCACCGCTTTGAGGAGTTCGAGGGCACGGGTGTGGGGCTGGCGAATGTGCGCCGCATCATCAACCGGCACGGCGGAACGGTGTTCGCGCAGGGCATCCCGGGCGAGGGCGCCACCTTCGGCTTCACCCTGCCCCGGCCACGCTGA
- a CDS encoding sensor domain-containing diguanylate cyclase yields the protein MTALPVAAPADLGEEMLWEVLAAADIGLLVTDAQRRILYVNPTFTRETGYTAQEVLGRSCTFLQGPETDAADIAAIRAALNRGEPVSRVVLNYRKDGSTMRYRLRIRPIRQGGAVRYFVGVQEDYSAAHAAQAQLERLAYLDSLTGLGNRRAFDARLAEAASCGEGFALVLLDLNDFKQVNDGRGHPAGDALLIQVGDCLQRILPEDGSAFRLGGDEFAVLLPGGAEQAGQAQRVLAALEELEGGKLRTGLGCAHFPAEAGDIPSLLRLADRRLYQHKAAVKARR from the coding sequence GTGACGGCCCTGCCCGTGGCGGCGCCCGCCGATCTGGGCGAGGAGATGCTCTGGGAGGTGCTCGCCGCCGCCGACATCGGCCTGCTGGTGACGGACGCGCAGCGGCGCATCCTGTACGTCAACCCGACCTTCACCCGCGAGACGGGGTACACCGCCCAGGAGGTGCTGGGCCGCTCCTGCACCTTCCTCCAGGGACCCGAAACCGACGCCGCCGACATCGCCGCCATCCGGGCGGCGTTGAACCGGGGCGAGCCCGTCTCACGGGTCGTGCTGAACTACCGCAAGGACGGCAGCACGATGCGCTATCGGCTGCGGATTCGCCCCATCCGGCAGGGGGGCGCCGTGCGCTACTTCGTGGGCGTGCAGGAGGACTACTCGGCGGCCCACGCCGCGCAGGCCCAGCTTGAGCGCCTGGCCTACCTCGACAGCCTGACGGGGCTGGGCAACCGCCGCGCCTTTGACGCCCGGCTCGCGGAGGCCGCCAGCTGCGGCGAAGGATTCGCCCTGGTGCTGCTCGACCTCAACGACTTCAAACAGGTCAACGACGGGCGGGGGCACCCGGCGGGCGACGCCCTGCTGATTCAGGTCGGAGACTGCCTCCAGCGAATCCTTCCAGAGGACGGGAGTGCCTTCCGCCTGGGTGGGGACGAGTTCGCCGTGCTGCTGCCGGGCGGCGCCGAGCAGGCCGGGCAGGCCCAGCGGGTGCTCGCCGCCCTGGAGGAGTTGGAGGGCGGCAAGCTGCGGACCGGGCTGGGCTGCGCCCACTTCCCGGCCGAGGCGGGGGACATCCCGTCGCTGCTGCGTCTGGCAGACCGGCGCCTGTACCAGCACAAGGCCGCCGTCAAGGCCAGGCGGTAG
- a CDS encoding EAL domain-containing protein, whose translation MSASAVPPLPAPSTGHAAGFTACDCHAVQPLDCSALTALSVHAASRHLHRKLALLLAAHGLPLTPQDDAFVIPAAGFDRLGDVLAAFSGTERPDVLAIPHMGERRGLWHVAPLEQWVGRLSSRWFGAASERLRFHLQPIVELASGRVHGYEALVRAEWEGQLIGAGPLLEAAAAHGQSRGFDAHARRGAIRQAYPLLGPGQVLFINFAPGVVYNPDICLQTTFETCREVGADFSRLLFEVTESEAFPDLRLLKAILERYRAEGARVALDDLGAGHTSLTYLAELRPDLVKLDRDLVRGLHGADPRVPLVSALVRYAHDLGIQVVAEGIETEGELRMVVDLGADYAQGYFLGRPAPRPDGLAPQAAHFWAAR comes from the coding sequence ATGTCTGCCTCCGCCGTTCCACCCCTGCCCGCCCCCAGCACCGGCCACGCGGCGGGCTTCACGGCCTGCGACTGCCACGCGGTGCAGCCCCTGGACTGCTCGGCCCTGACTGCCCTGTCGGTCCACGCCGCCTCGCGCCACCTGCACCGCAAGCTGGCCCTGCTGCTCGCGGCCCACGGCCTGCCGCTTACGCCTCAGGACGACGCCTTCGTGATTCCCGCGGCCGGATTCGACCGCCTGGGGGATGTGCTGGCCGCCTTTTCGGGTACCGAGCGCCCGGACGTGCTTGCCATCCCGCATATGGGGGAGCGGCGGGGCCTGTGGCACGTCGCGCCGCTGGAGCAGTGGGTGGGGCGGCTGTCGAGCCGCTGGTTCGGGGCGGCGAGCGAGCGGCTGCGCTTTCACCTCCAACCCATCGTGGAGTTGGCGAGCGGCCGGGTCCACGGTTACGAGGCGCTGGTGCGGGCCGAGTGGGAAGGGCAACTGATCGGGGCGGGGCCGCTGCTGGAGGCTGCCGCCGCGCACGGGCAGTCGCGGGGTTTTGACGCCCACGCCCGGCGGGGGGCGATCCGGCAGGCTTACCCGCTCCTGGGGCCGGGGCAGGTGCTATTCATCAACTTCGCGCCGGGGGTGGTGTACAACCCCGACATCTGCCTGCAAACGACCTTCGAGACCTGCCGGGAGGTTGGGGCCGACTTCTCGCGGCTGCTGTTCGAGGTCACCGAGAGCGAGGCCTTTCCCGATCTGCGGCTGCTGAAGGCGATTCTGGAGCGTTACCGGGCCGAGGGTGCCCGGGTGGCGCTCGACGACCTGGGAGCCGGGCACACCAGCCTGACCTACCTCGCCGAGCTGCGGCCCGACCTGGTGAAGCTCGACCGCGACCTCGTGCGCGGCCTGCACGGGGCCGACCCCCGCGTGCCCCTGGTCTCGGCCCTGGTGCGCTACGCCCACGACCTGGGTATCCAGGTGGTCGCCGAGGGCATCGAGACCGAGGGGGAGCTGCGGATGGTCGTGGACCTCGGCGCGGACTACGCGCAGGGCTACTTCCTGGGCCGCCCCGCCCCCCGGCCGGATGGCCTCGCCCCGCAGGCGGCCCACTTCTGGGCGGCGAGGTGA
- a CDS encoding tyrosine-type recombinase/integrase, with product MTLVRSQDTLALANLTDQALRVRAVEAASTYDAETLVGVTRAYMTTASRKGARTSEKTLEAYSLAVRDFVPWARENGVQLLRPGRRDGGRYVAQLQTRPSQGRGKTGVLSAATVAQYVAGARALYRALRWAGATEAQPFEDAHVPPDPTPGIVKNPPYMREVDAVLEQCEPRLAALLLLCAHAGLRVSEALGVKVTDIQGSRLTVRGKGGKVRRVPLGKRVRGALAGLSPALPDGSLFSWEYAQVTYRMRAAFRAAGHGDAWRGFHAARKHSGTRLYSATKDFTRVGLFLGHASVDTTRRYVAVEEDDVAGEVEDF from the coding sequence GTGACCCTCGTTCGTTCGCAGGACACGCTCGCGCTGGCGAACCTCACCGACCAGGCGCTGCGGGTGAGGGCGGTCGAGGCGGCGAGCACGTACGACGCCGAGACGCTGGTGGGGGTCACCCGGGCGTACATGACGACCGCCAGCCGCAAAGGGGCGCGCACGAGCGAGAAGACGCTGGAGGCGTACAGCCTGGCCGTGCGGGACTTCGTGCCGTGGGCGCGCGAGAACGGGGTGCAGCTCCTGCGGCCCGGGCGGCGGGACGGGGGGCGGTACGTGGCACAGCTTCAGACCCGGCCTTCCCAGGGGCGCGGGAAAACGGGCGTCCTCTCGGCGGCGACGGTGGCGCAGTACGTCGCCGGGGCGCGGGCGCTGTACCGGGCGCTGCGTTGGGCGGGCGCGACCGAGGCGCAGCCCTTCGAGGACGCCCACGTGCCGCCCGACCCCACCCCCGGCATCGTCAAGAATCCCCCCTATATGCGGGAGGTGGACGCGGTGCTGGAGCAGTGCGAGCCCCGGCTGGCCGCCCTCCTGCTGCTGTGCGCGCACGCCGGACTGCGGGTCAGCGAGGCGCTGGGCGTGAAGGTCACGGACATCCAGGGCTCCCGCCTGACCGTGCGCGGCAAGGGCGGGAAGGTGCGGCGGGTGCCGCTGGGCAAGCGGGTGCGGGGGGCGCTGGCGGGCCTCTCCCCCGCCCTTCCTGACGGGTCGCTGTTCAGTTGGGAATACGCGCAGGTGACGTACCGGATGCGGGCGGCCTTCCGGGCGGCGGGGCACGGGGACGCCTGGCGGGGTTTTCACGCGGCCCGCAAGCACTCAGGAACGCGGCTGTACAGCGCGACGAAGGATTTCACCCGGGTGGGCCTCTTCCTGGGGCACGCCTCGGTGGACACCACCCGCCGCTACGTCGCCGTCGAGGAGGACGACGTGGCGGGCGAGGTGGAGGACTTCTGA
- a CDS encoding cytochrome P450 — MTASSFTLLDPFPWYADMRRASPVVRDPRSGMWMVFDYAGVQRTLSDWKAFSSERGRPRGENAESALSSSIISTDPPRHRQLRALVEQAFTPRQVRALAPRIEELVDELLSPVEASGRMDFVLDFAYPLPVIVIAEILGIPASDRDRFKRWSDAVVTGDMSGSREMAAYFGRLIEERRHAPGEDLISGLIAAQVEGEHLNTQELLGFCILLLVAGNETTTNLLANTVLCWRDAPEAYERVLADRELLPGTIEESLRFRSPVQSMFRVAAQDVELGGQLIPEGSPVLAWIGSANRDEAQFPNADRFDPARTPNRHLAFGHGVHFCLGAPLARLEASIALRAVLDRLPNLRLVPGTVLDPIPSQIVSGVKRLPVHFG, encoded by the coding sequence ATGACTGCCTCCAGCTTCACCCTGCTCGACCCCTTCCCCTGGTACGCCGACATGCGGCGGGCTTCCCCCGTGGTCCGCGACCCCCGTTCCGGTATGTGGATGGTCTTCGACTACGCGGGGGTGCAGCGCACGCTCTCCGACTGGAAAGCCTTCTCCTCCGAACGGGGCCGACCGCGCGGCGAGAATGCCGAGAGTGCGCTGTCGTCGAGCATCATCTCCACCGACCCGCCCCGGCACCGCCAGCTGCGCGCCCTGGTCGAGCAGGCTTTTACCCCGCGGCAGGTCCGCGCCCTGGCCCCACGCATTGAGGAACTCGTCGACGAACTTCTCTCCCCGGTGGAGGCGTCCGGGCGGATGGATTTCGTCCTCGACTTCGCCTATCCCCTCCCGGTTATCGTGATCGCCGAAATTCTGGGCATCCCCGCTTCGGACCGCGACCGTTTCAAGCGCTGGTCGGACGCGGTGGTGACGGGCGACATGAGCGGCAGCCGCGAGATGGCCGCCTACTTCGGCCGCCTGATCGAGGAGCGCAGGCACGCGCCCGGCGAGGACCTGATCAGCGGGCTGATCGCCGCGCAGGTCGAGGGCGAGCACCTGAACACGCAGGAACTGCTGGGCTTCTGCATCCTGCTCCTGGTGGCGGGCAACGAGACCACGACCAACCTGCTCGCCAACACGGTGCTGTGCTGGCGGGACGCGCCGGAGGCATATGAACGGGTCCTCGCCGACCGGGAACTTCTGCCGGGCACCATTGAGGAGTCGCTGCGCTTCCGCTCGCCCGTTCAGTCCATGTTCCGGGTGGCGGCCCAGGACGTGGAGCTGGGTGGGCAGCTCATCCCCGAGGGCAGCCCGGTCCTGGCCTGGATCGGCTCGGCCAACCGTGACGAGGCGCAGTTCCCGAACGCGGACCGCTTCGACCCCGCCCGCACGCCCAACCGGCACCTGGCCTTCGGGCACGGGGTGCATTTCTGCCTGGGCGCGCCGCTCGCCCGGCTGGAGGCGAGTATCGCCCTGAGGGCCGTGCTCGACCGTCTGCCTAACCTGCGCCTGGTGCCCGGCACGGTGCTCGACCCCATCCCCAGCCAGATCGTCTCGGGCGTGAAGCGGCTCCCGGTCCATTTCGGCTAG
- a CDS encoding zinc-dependent alcohol dehydrogenase family protein: MQAALYREFQTRPEVLTVPDPTPPEDGVVVKVGATGVCRSDWHGWMGHDPDITLPHVPGHELAGTVVAVGRDIRGWRVGDRVTVPFVSGCGRCPECRSGNQQVCERQFQPGFTHWGSFAEYVALHHAEGNLVRLPESLDFVTAASLGCRFATSFRAVVQQGRVRAGEWVAVHGCGGVGLSAVLIAHALGAGVIAVDIDDEKLELARDLGADLTVNGRTTPDVAGAIRDLTGGGAHVSLDALGHPQTCFNSVANLRTRGRHVQVGLLLAGERHPPIPMDRVIARELEIYGSHGMAAHAYPEMLGMIERGVLRPQRLIGRRISLTEAPDALMRMDHFPGTGVTVVDCFGD; the protein is encoded by the coding sequence ATGCAGGCCGCCCTGTACCGCGAGTTCCAGACCCGCCCCGAGGTGCTGACCGTCCCCGACCCCACTCCCCCCGAGGACGGCGTGGTCGTGAAGGTCGGCGCGACCGGCGTCTGCCGCAGCGACTGGCACGGCTGGATGGGCCACGACCCCGACATCACCCTGCCGCATGTGCCCGGCCATGAACTCGCCGGAACGGTTGTCGCGGTGGGCCGGGACATCCGGGGCTGGCGGGTGGGCGACCGGGTAACAGTGCCCTTCGTCTCGGGCTGCGGGCGCTGCCCGGAGTGCCGGTCGGGGAATCAGCAGGTGTGCGAGCGGCAGTTTCAGCCCGGCTTCACCCACTGGGGCTCCTTTGCCGAGTACGTCGCGCTGCACCACGCGGAAGGGAACCTCGTGCGGCTGCCGGAGAGCCTGGATTTCGTGACGGCGGCCAGCCTGGGGTGCCGCTTCGCCACCTCGTTCCGGGCGGTGGTCCAGCAGGGGCGGGTGCGGGCCGGGGAGTGGGTGGCGGTTCACGGTTGCGGCGGGGTGGGTCTCTCGGCGGTCCTGATCGCCCATGCGCTCGGGGCGGGGGTGATCGCGGTGGATATCGACGACGAGAAGCTGGAGTTGGCCCGGGACCTCGGGGCCGACCTCACCGTCAACGGGCGTACCACCCCAGACGTGGCGGGGGCGATCCGGGACCTGACTGGGGGCGGCGCCCACGTGTCGCTGGACGCGCTGGGCCATCCCCAGACCTGCTTCAACTCCGTGGCGAACCTGCGGACCCGGGGGCGGCACGTGCAGGTGGGGCTGCTGCTCGCCGGGGAGCGCCACCCCCCGATTCCGATGGACCGGGTGATCGCCCGGGAGCTGGAGATTTACGGCAGCCACGGAATGGCCGCGCACGCCTACCCGGAGATGCTGGGGATGATCGAGCGGGGAGTGCTGCGGCCCCAGCGGCTCATCGGGCGGCGGATCAGCCTGACCGAGGCCCCGGACGCCCTGATGAGAATGGACCACTTCCCCGGCACGGGCGTGACAGTGGTGGACTGCTTCGGGGACTGA
- a CDS encoding putative bifunctional diguanylate cyclase/phosphodiesterase — protein sequence MDPTVDPHEAQRLECLHRYQVLDTPPEAEFDRITRFVRHLLEVPVVIINFVAVRRVWLKSSVGTNLHEMDRDSVCCGETVQRDDPFVVEDLHADPRFQNDPLVKFAGGRSYAGAPLITPDGYRIGTLAVYDHRPREFTLEQRTFLRDLAAIVIDTLELRLMVLSWKQAQQRSEYLAHHDALTGLPNRLMLLDRAEQALRQADRRGTPVGMLVLDLDGFKVINDSLGHAVGDALLQAVGERLSHTLRAEDTVARFGGDEFVVLLPELRGTLDAANVALKLQETLRAPFGVRNHTLVTNCSVGISLYPADGRDAETLLRAADTAMYQAKAVGKGQCCFYEEEMTRAAQEKLHLRGRLAQALERGEFRLHYQPQVDLATGRVVGLEVLLRWPQPDGGWIPPGQFIPLAESSGLIVPLGAWVLREACAQLGRWREQGCPEVDVSVNVSARQWEDPSFPEQVRRVLGSAGLPPERLVLEVTESVLFANPQGARRLALGLASLGVRVAVDDYGTGFSNLRQLQHLPIGQLKLDRSFVQPLPGEEKDQALVRSAITLAQGLNAAVVGEGIETEAQLAALRRLGCTVGQGFLLGRPVGAENFEARYLRP from the coding sequence ATGGACCCTACGGTGGACCCTCACGAGGCGCAGCGGTTGGAGTGTCTCCACCGGTATCAGGTCCTCGACACCCCGCCTGAGGCCGAATTCGACCGCATCACCCGGTTCGTCAGGCACCTGCTGGAGGTCCCGGTCGTCATCATCAATTTCGTGGCCGTGCGGCGGGTCTGGCTCAAATCGAGCGTCGGCACGAATCTCCACGAGATGGACCGGGACAGCGTCTGCTGCGGGGAGACTGTTCAGCGGGACGACCCCTTCGTCGTCGAGGACCTGCACGCCGACCCCCGGTTCCAGAACGACCCGTTGGTGAAATTTGCGGGGGGACGCTCGTACGCCGGTGCCCCCCTGATCACCCCGGACGGCTACAGGATCGGCACGCTCGCCGTGTACGACCACCGTCCCCGAGAGTTCACGCTCGAGCAGCGGACCTTTCTCCGAGACCTCGCCGCCATCGTGATCGACACGCTGGAGCTGCGGCTGATGGTGCTGAGCTGGAAACAGGCCCAGCAGCGCAGCGAGTATCTGGCGCACCATGACGCCCTCACCGGCCTGCCCAACCGCCTGATGCTGCTCGACCGTGCCGAGCAGGCCCTGCGGCAGGCGGACCGGCGCGGCACCCCCGTGGGGATGCTGGTGCTCGACCTCGACGGCTTCAAGGTGATCAACGACTCCCTGGGTCATGCGGTGGGGGACGCGCTGCTGCAAGCGGTGGGGGAGCGGCTCTCGCACACCTTGCGGGCCGAGGACACGGTCGCGCGCTTCGGCGGGGACGAGTTCGTGGTGCTGCTGCCGGAGTTGCGTGGGACGCTCGACGCGGCGAATGTGGCCCTCAAGCTTCAGGAAACGCTGCGGGCGCCCTTTGGGGTCCGGAATCACACCCTGGTCACGAATTGCAGCGTGGGCATCAGCCTCTACCCGGCGGACGGACGGGACGCCGAGACGCTGCTGCGGGCGGCGGACACCGCCATGTATCAGGCCAAGGCGGTCGGCAAGGGGCAGTGCTGTTTTTACGAGGAGGAGATGACGCGCGCCGCCCAGGAGAAACTCCACCTGCGCGGCCGCCTGGCCCAGGCCCTGGAGCGGGGGGAATTCCGGCTGCACTACCAGCCGCAGGTGGACCTCGCCACCGGCCGGGTCGTGGGCCTGGAGGTGCTCCTGCGCTGGCCGCAGCCGGACGGGGGCTGGATTCCGCCGGGGCAGTTCATCCCGCTCGCCGAATCCAGCGGCCTGATCGTCCCGCTGGGGGCCTGGGTACTGCGGGAGGCCTGCGCGCAACTCGGGCGCTGGCGGGAGCAGGGCTGCCCGGAGGTGGACGTGTCAGTGAATGTCTCCGCCCGCCAGTGGGAGGACCCCAGCTTTCCCGAGCAGGTGCGGCGGGTGCTGGGCAGCGCCGGGCTGCCGCCCGAGCGGCTGGTGCTGGAGGTCACCGAGAGCGTGCTGTTCGCCAACCCGCAGGGCGCGCGCAGGCTGGCACTGGGCCTCGCGTCCCTGGGCGTGCGGGTGGCGGTGGACGATTACGGTACCGGCTTCTCGAACCTCCGGCAGCTTCAACATCTGCCCATCGGCCAGCTCAAGCTCGACCGATCCTTCGTCCAGCCCCTGCCCGGCGAGGAAAAGGATCAGGCCCTCGTGCGCAGCGCGATTACGCTGGCCCAGGGCCTGAACGCGGCGGTGGTCGGGGAGGGCATCGAGACGGAGGCGCAACTCGCGGCCCTGCGGCGCCTGGGCTGCACGGTCGGCCAGGGATTCCTGCTGGGGCGCCCGGTGGGGGCGGAGAACTTCGAGGCGCGTTACCTCCGCCCCTGA
- a CDS encoding aldo/keto reductase, with the protein MRTLKLGPSSLDVPVIAVGCMRLDSLDRSEAERFVHAALEEGATFFDHADIYGGGRCEEVFADAIGMNGTVREGIILQSKCGIRPGMFDFSKEHILASVDGILQRLRTDYLDILLLHRPDTLVEPEEVAEAFDELERSGRVRHFGVSNQHPRQIDLLKKYVRQPIVANQLQLSLTNATMITSGFNVNMENEAAINRDGYILDYCRLHDITIQPWSPFQYGFFEGVFLDNPKFPELNAKIDEVAASYGVSNTTIAIAWLLRHPARMQPVIGTMNVGRLRDCCRASEVHLTREEWYALYRAAGNVLP; encoded by the coding sequence ATGCGAACCCTGAAGCTCGGCCCCAGCTCCCTGGACGTTCCCGTCATCGCCGTGGGGTGCATGCGCCTGGACTCGCTCGACCGGTCCGAGGCGGAACGCTTTGTCCACGCCGCGCTCGAGGAGGGCGCCACCTTCTTCGACCACGCCGACATCTACGGCGGGGGCCGGTGCGAGGAGGTCTTCGCGGATGCCATCGGCATGAACGGCACGGTGCGGGAGGGGATCATCCTGCAATCCAAGTGCGGCATTCGGCCCGGCATGTTCGACTTCTCGAAGGAACACATCCTGGCGTCAGTTGACGGGATTCTCCAGCGGCTGAGGACCGATTACCTCGACATCCTGCTGCTGCACCGCCCCGACACGCTCGTCGAGCCCGAGGAGGTGGCGGAGGCCTTCGACGAACTGGAGCGCTCGGGCCGGGTCCGCCACTTCGGCGTCTCCAACCAGCACCCGCGGCAGATCGACCTGCTGAAGAAGTACGTCCGGCAGCCCATCGTCGCCAACCAGCTTCAGCTGAGCCTCACGAACGCCACCATGATCACGAGCGGCTTCAACGTGAACATGGAAAATGAGGCGGCGATCAACCGCGACGGCTACATCCTCGACTACTGCCGCCTGCACGACATCACCATCCAGCCGTGGTCGCCCTTTCAGTACGGCTTCTTTGAGGGTGTGTTCCTCGACAACCCCAAGTTCCCGGAACTCAACGCGAAGATCGACGAGGTCGCGGCGAGCTACGGGGTCAGCAACACGACGATTGCGATTGCCTGGCTGCTGCGGCACCCCGCGCGGATGCAGCCGGTGATCGGCACGATGAATGTGGGGCGCCTGCGGGACTGCTGCCGGGCGAGCGAGGTTCACCTGACGCGCGAGGAGTGGTACGCCCTCTACCGCGCGGCGGGCAACGTGCTGCCCTGA